The proteins below are encoded in one region of Segatella copri:
- the rpoB gene encoding DNA-directed RNA polymerase subunit beta, with the protein MATKIVDNRVNFASVHNPYPYPDFLDVQLKSFKDFLQLDTPPEERKNDGLYKVFSENFPITDTRNNFVLEFLDYYIDPPRYSIDECLERGLTYSVPLKAKMKLYCTDPDHEDFGTFIQDVFLGTIPYMTDNGTFVINGAERVVVSQLHRSPGVFFSQGVHANGTMLYSARIIPFKGSWIEFATDINNVMYAYIDRKKKLPVTTLLRAIGYEQDKDILQIFDLAEEVKVNKKNMKAAIGRKLAARVLKSWNEDFVDEDTGEVVSIERNEVIMERETELTADNIEEIVESGAQTVLLHKDEEAANKFTIIFNTLAKDPSNSEKEAVNYIYRQLRNADPADDASAREVFQNLFFSDKRYDLGEVGRYRINKKLNLDTDIDVRVLTKEDIIEIIKYLIQLINSSATVDDIDHLSNRRVRTVGEQLANQFSIGLARMTRTIRERMNVRDNEVFTPTDLINAKTISSVINSFFGTNPLSQFMDQTNPLAEVTHKRRLSALGPGGLSRERAGFEVRDVHYTHYGRLCPIESPEGPNIGLISSLCMYAKINDLGFIVTPYRKVNDSKVDMANEDVVYLTAEDEESKIIGQGNAPLTVDGSFIRDVVKCRQDADYPVVGPDQVDYVDVSPQQIASVSAGLIPFLEHDDGHRALMGCNMMRQAVPLLHNDAPIVGTGLEKQVCEDSRTMVTAEGEGVIEYVDATTIRILYDRTEDDEFVSFEPALKEYRIPKFRRTNQNMTIDLRPICNKGQRVKKGDILTEGYATENGELALGRNLLVAYIPWKGYNYEDAVVISERMVRDDVLTSVHVDEYSLDVRETKRGVEEFTSDIPNVSEEATKDLDDNGIVRVGARIEPGDIMIGKISPKGESDPSPEEKLLRAIFGDKAGDVKDSSLKANPSLSGVVIDKKLFSRAIKTRESKKQDKIILAKIDEEYEAKGDDLKDILVDKLLTLTEGMTSEGVKDYTGAEIITKGSTFTATALKNLEYDGVQSNKWTKDEHTNGLIQRLIMNYIRKYKQLDAELKRRKFAITIGDELPSGILQMAKVYIAKKRKIQVGDKLAGRHGNKGIVSKVVRLEDMPFMADGRPVDMVLNPLGVPSRMNLGQIFECILGAAGKKLGVKFATPIFDGAKLDDLSEWTDKAGLPRFCSTYLYDGETGEQFDQPATVGMTYFLKLGHMVEDKMHARSIGPYSLITQQPLGGKAQFGGQRFGEMEVWAIEAFGASHVLQEILTVKSDDVVGRSKAYEAIVKGDPMPTPGIPESLNVLLHELRGLGLSIKLD; encoded by the coding sequence ATGGCTACAAAAATTGTTGATAACAGAGTAAATTTTGCCAGCGTGCATAATCCGTATCCATATCCGGATTTCCTCGATGTGCAGTTAAAGTCTTTCAAGGACTTCTTACAGTTGGATACTCCGCCTGAGGAACGCAAGAATGACGGTTTGTATAAGGTGTTCTCTGAGAACTTCCCTATTACCGATACACGTAACAATTTCGTTCTTGAGTTCTTGGATTACTATATCGACCCTCCTCGCTATTCTATTGATGAGTGTTTGGAGCGTGGTCTTACATATAGTGTACCTTTGAAGGCTAAGATGAAACTGTATTGTACTGATCCTGATCATGAGGATTTCGGTACATTTATTCAGGATGTGTTCCTTGGTACTATCCCATATATGACCGATAATGGTACTTTCGTGATTAATGGTGCTGAGCGTGTTGTTGTTTCTCAGCTTCATCGCTCTCCTGGTGTGTTCTTTAGCCAGGGTGTTCATGCAAATGGTACCATGCTTTATTCTGCTCGTATCATTCCTTTCAAGGGAAGCTGGATTGAATTTGCAACTGACATTAACAATGTAATGTATGCATATATCGATCGTAAGAAGAAGTTGCCTGTAACCACATTGTTGCGTGCTATTGGTTACGAACAGGATAAGGATATTCTTCAGATTTTTGATCTCGCCGAGGAGGTGAAGGTTAACAAGAAGAATATGAAGGCTGCTATTGGTCGTAAGCTTGCTGCTCGTGTTTTGAAGAGTTGGAATGAGGACTTCGTTGATGAGGATACTGGTGAAGTAGTATCTATCGAGCGTAATGAAGTAATCATGGAGCGTGAGACTGAACTTACTGCTGATAATATTGAGGAGATTGTTGAGAGTGGAGCGCAGACTGTTCTGCTTCATAAGGATGAGGAAGCTGCCAACAAGTTTACTATTATCTTCAATACTTTGGCAAAGGATCCAAGTAACTCTGAGAAGGAAGCTGTTAACTATATCTATCGTCAGTTGCGTAATGCTGATCCTGCAGATGACGCAAGTGCACGTGAGGTTTTCCAAAACCTGTTCTTCTCGGATAAGCGTTATGATCTGGGTGAGGTAGGTCGTTATCGTATCAATAAGAAATTGAATCTTGATACTGACATTGATGTTCGTGTCTTGACTAAGGAAGATATTATTGAGATCATTAAATATCTTATTCAGCTGATCAACTCTAGTGCAACAGTTGACGATATCGACCACTTGTCTAATCGTCGTGTTCGTACTGTAGGTGAGCAGTTGGCTAACCAGTTCTCTATTGGTTTGGCACGTATGACCCGTACTATCCGTGAACGTATGAATGTTCGCGACAATGAGGTGTTTACTCCAACTGATTTGATTAATGCTAAGACAATTTCTAGTGTTATCAATTCTTTCTTTGGAACTAATCCATTGTCACAGTTCATGGACCAGACTAACCCTCTGGCTGAGGTAACTCATAAGCGTCGTCTTTCTGCCTTAGGTCCTGGTGGTTTGTCTCGTGAGCGTGCCGGTTTCGAGGTTCGTGACGTACATTATACACACTATGGTCGTCTTTGTCCTATTGAGAGTCCTGAAGGTCCAAACATCGGTTTGATTTCTTCTCTCTGTATGTATGCAAAGATTAATGATCTTGGTTTTATTGTTACTCCTTACCGTAAGGTGAATGATAGCAAGGTCGATATGGCTAATGAGGATGTTGTATACTTGACAGCTGAGGATGAAGAGTCTAAGATTATCGGTCAGGGTAATGCGCCTTTGACTGTTGATGGTTCTTTCATTCGTGATGTAGTAAAGTGTCGTCAGGATGCTGATTATCCTGTTGTAGGTCCGGATCAAGTTGATTATGTTGACGTCTCTCCACAGCAGATTGCTTCTGTATCCGCAGGTTTGATTCCATTCTTGGAGCATGATGATGGTCACCGTGCGTTGATGGGATGTAACATGATGCGTCAGGCTGTACCATTGCTTCATAATGATGCACCAATAGTTGGTACTGGTCTTGAGAAGCAAGTTTGTGAGGATTCACGTACTATGGTTACTGCAGAAGGTGAGGGCGTTATCGAATATGTTGATGCTACAACTATCCGTATCCTTTACGATCGCACAGAAGACGATGAGTTTGTAAGCTTCGAACCAGCTTTGAAGGAGTATCGTATTCCTAAGTTCCGTCGTACCAACCAGAATATGACCATCGACTTGCGTCCTATCTGTAATAAGGGACAGCGTGTAAAGAAGGGTGATATCCTGACTGAGGGTTATGCGACAGAAAACGGTGAGTTGGCTTTGGGCCGTAATTTGCTTGTAGCTTATATTCCTTGGAAGGGTTACAACTATGAGGATGCTGTTGTTATTTCTGAACGTATGGTTCGTGATGACGTATTGACATCTGTACATGTTGACGAATACTCTCTTGATGTCCGTGAAACTAAGCGTGGTGTAGAGGAATTCACATCTGATATCCCTAATGTCAGCGAGGAAGCTACAAAGGATCTTGATGATAATGGTATCGTGCGTGTTGGTGCAAGAATTGAACCAGGTGATATCATGATTGGTAAGATCTCGCCTAAGGGTGAAAGTGATCCTTCACCAGAAGAGAAGTTGCTTCGCGCTATCTTTGGTGATAAGGCTGGTGATGTGAAGGATTCTTCATTGAAGGCAAATCCATCATTGAGCGGTGTTGTTATTGACAAGAAGTTGTTCTCTCGTGCTATCAAGACCCGTGAGTCAAAGAAGCAGGATAAGATTATTCTTGCTAAGATTGATGAGGAGTATGAGGCAAAGGGTGATGACTTGAAGGATATCCTCGTAGACAAGTTACTTACGCTTACAGAAGGTATGACTTCTGAGGGTGTTAAGGATTATACAGGTGCTGAGATTATCACCAAGGGCAGTACCTTTACTGCTACAGCCTTGAAGAATTTGGAGTATGATGGTGTTCAGTCTAATAAGTGGACTAAGGATGAGCATACCAATGGCTTGATTCAGAGACTTATTATGAACTATATCCGCAAGTATAAGCAACTTGATGCTGAATTAAAGCGTCGTAAGTTTGCTATCACTATTGGTGATGAACTTCCATCAGGTATTCTTCAGATGGCTAAGGTATATATTGCTAAGAAGCGTAAGATCCAGGTTGGTGATAAACTTGCCGGTCGTCATGGTAATAAGGGTATTGTGTCTAAGGTAGTTCGTTTGGAGGATATGCCATTTATGGCTGACGGTCGTCCTGTTGATATGGTATTGAATCCATTGGGTGTGCCTTCACGTATGAATCTTGGTCAGATATTCGAGTGTATCTTGGGTGCTGCAGGTAAAAAGTTGGGTGTAAAGTTTGCTACTCCTATCTTTGATGGTGCTAAATTGGATGATCTCTCTGAATGGACAGATAAGGCAGGCTTGCCACGTTTCTGCTCTACTTACCTTTATGATGGTGAGACAGGAGAGCAGTTTGACCAGCCAGCTACTGTTGGTATGACTTACTTCTTGAAGTTGGGTCATATGGTTGAGGATAAGATGCACGCTCGTTCTATCGGTCCATACTCTTTGATTACACAACAGCCACTTGGTGGTAAAGCACAGTTTGGTGGTCAGCGATTCGGAGAGATGGAGGTCTGGGCTATCGAGGCATTCGGTGCAAGCCACGTTTTGCAGGAGATCCTGACTGTTAAGTCAGATGATGTTGTAGGACGTAGCAAGGCATACGAAGCAATCGTAAAGGGCGATCCAATGCCAACTCCTGGTATTCCTGAGTCACTTAACGTATTGCTCCATGAGCTTCGTGGCCTTGGTTTGAGCATCAAACTTGATTAA
- the rpoC gene encoding DNA-directed RNA polymerase subunit beta' has translation MAFKKDTKVKNNFTKITIGLASPEEILENSYGEVTKPETINYRTYKPERDGLFCERIFGPTKDYECACGKYKRIRYKGIVCDRCGVEVTEKKVRRERSGHIELVVPVAHIWYFRSLPNKIGYLLGMPTKKLDAVIYYEKYVVIQPGILEGKTDADGLELNGSHKLDLLSEDEYMALLDQYDPNGDNELLDDTDPNKFIAKMGAEAIYQLLQNVDLDSLSYELRDRANNDSSQQRKTEALKRLQVVEGFRASKGINKPEWMIMKIIPVTPPELRPLVPLDGGRFATSDLNDLYRRVIIRNNRLKRLVEIKAPEVILRNEKRMLQEAVDSLFDNSRKSSAVKSESNRPLKSLSDSLKGKQGRFRQNLLGKRVDYSARSVIVVGPELKMGECGLPKLMAAELYKPFIIRKLIERGIVKTVKSAKKIVDRREPVIWDILENVMKGHPVMLNRAPTLHRLGIQAFQPKMIEGKAIQLHPLACTAFNADFDGDQMAVHLPLSNEAVLEAQILMLQSHNILNPANGAPITVPSQDMVLGLYYITKIRPGAKGEGLTFYGPEEALIARNEGRCDLHALIKVVVDDLVDGTIQKRMVETSVGRVIVNGIIPDEVGFFNDVISKKTLRGLISNVIKAVGMAKACEFLDGIKNLGYRMAYVAGLSFNLGDIIIPPEKEAIVERGRKEVEEITNNYNMGFITNKERYNQVIDAWTHVNTDLGNILMKEMTEADQGFNAVYMMLDSGARGSKDQIKQLSGMRGLMAKPQKAGAEGAQIIENPILSNFKEGMSVLEYFIASHGARKGLADTAMKTADAGYLTRRLVDVSHDVIITEEDCGTLRGLVCTALKNGDEIISSLYERILGRVSVHDVIHPTTGELIVKSGEEITEAKAKAIDESPIESVEIRSVLTCESKKGVCMKCYGRNLATARMVQLGEAVGVIAAQAIGEPGTQLTLRTFHAGGIASNAAANAKIAAKNKSRIEFDELSTVPFVEEDEEGNDIKCEKVVSHLAEIRFVDPNTNIVLATLNVPYGSSLYHKEGEIVEKDTVIARWDPFNAVIVSQYAGTLKFNDVQKDQTYRAEVDETTGLEEKIITDSKNKAMVPSCDVIDANGEILGTYNFPVGGHLAVEDGQTINTGEVLVKIPRAVGGAGDITGGLPRVTELLEARNPSNPAVVSEIDGEVTMGKVKRGNREIIVTSKTGDQKKYLVSLSKQILVQEHDAVRAGTPLSDGSVTPGDILAIMGPTAVQEYIVNQIQDVYRLQGVAINDKHFEVVVRQMMRKVRIDDPGDTTFLEQELVDKLDFAEENDRIWGKKVVTDGGDSESLKPGQIITARRLRDENSALKRRDLKLVQVRDAVSATSTQILQGITRAALGTKSFMSAASFQETTKVLNEAAIRGKVDYLEGMKENVICGHLIPAGTGLRQWDKLIVGSKEEYERMQANKKNVLDYADSPIGE, from the coding sequence ATGGCTTTCAAAAAAGATACAAAGGTAAAGAATAATTTTACGAAGATTACCATCGGTCTCGCTTCGCCAGAGGAGATCTTGGAAAATTCGTATGGTGAGGTTACTAAACCGGAAACCATTAATTATCGTACATATAAGCCGGAGCGTGATGGCTTGTTCTGCGAGCGTATTTTTGGTCCTACTAAGGACTATGAATGCGCCTGCGGCAAGTACAAGCGTATCCGTTATAAGGGAATCGTCTGCGACCGATGCGGTGTAGAGGTTACAGAGAAGAAAGTTCGTCGTGAACGCTCTGGTCACATTGAGCTTGTCGTACCTGTTGCTCATATTTGGTATTTCCGTTCTCTTCCAAATAAGATTGGTTACCTTTTAGGTATGCCGACCAAGAAACTTGATGCTGTCATTTACTACGAGAAGTATGTAGTTATCCAGCCTGGTATTCTTGAGGGAAAGACTGATGCTGATGGTCTTGAATTGAACGGTTCTCACAAACTTGATCTCTTGTCAGAAGATGAATATATGGCTCTTCTTGACCAGTATGATCCTAATGGTGACAATGAACTTTTGGACGATACGGACCCTAATAAGTTTATCGCAAAAATGGGTGCTGAAGCAATTTATCAGTTGCTCCAGAATGTAGACCTTGACTCTTTGTCATACGAACTCCGCGATCGCGCAAATAACGATTCAAGTCAGCAGCGTAAAACTGAGGCTCTGAAGCGTCTGCAAGTTGTAGAAGGTTTCCGTGCTAGTAAAGGTATTAATAAGCCAGAATGGATGATCATGAAGATTATTCCTGTTACTCCACCTGAGCTTCGTCCGTTGGTACCATTGGATGGTGGTCGTTTTGCAACATCAGACTTGAATGACCTCTATCGTCGTGTGATTATCCGTAACAACCGTTTGAAGAGATTGGTTGAGATCAAGGCTCCTGAGGTTATTCTCCGTAACGAGAAGCGTATGTTGCAGGAGGCTGTTGACAGCTTGTTCGACAACTCACGCAAGAGTTCTGCTGTTAAGAGTGAGAGCAATCGTCCTTTGAAGTCACTCTCTGACTCTTTAAAGGGTAAGCAGGGTCGTTTCCGTCAGAACTTGCTGGGTAAGCGTGTTGACTATTCTGCCCGTTCTGTAATCGTTGTAGGTCCAGAGTTGAAGATGGGTGAGTGTGGTCTTCCAAAACTGATGGCTGCAGAGCTTTACAAACCATTTATCATCCGTAAGTTGATAGAGCGTGGTATCGTAAAGACTGTAAAAAGTGCCAAGAAGATTGTTGATCGTCGCGAGCCAGTTATCTGGGATATTCTTGAGAATGTAATGAAGGGTCATCCGGTTATGTTGAACCGTGCCCCTACGCTTCACCGACTCGGTATCCAGGCATTCCAGCCTAAGATGATTGAGGGTAAGGCTATTCAGTTGCATCCATTGGCATGTACAGCGTTCAACGCCGACTTCGATGGTGACCAGATGGCTGTTCACCTTCCATTGAGCAATGAGGCTGTTTTGGAGGCTCAAATCCTGATGCTCCAGAGTCATAACATTCTCAACCCAGCTAATGGTGCGCCTATCACCGTTCCTTCTCAGGATATGGTGCTTGGTCTTTACTATATTACTAAGATTCGTCCAGGTGCAAAGGGTGAGGGCTTGACATTCTATGGTCCTGAAGAGGCATTGATTGCTCGTAACGAGGGCCGATGTGATCTTCATGCTTTGATTAAGGTTGTAGTTGACGACTTGGTTGATGGTACAATCCAGAAACGAATGGTAGAAACTTCTGTTGGACGTGTCATCGTTAATGGTATCATTCCTGATGAAGTTGGCTTCTTCAATGATGTGATTTCCAAGAAAACCCTCCGTGGTTTGATTTCTAATGTTATCAAGGCTGTTGGTATGGCTAAGGCTTGTGAATTCCTTGATGGAATCAAGAACTTAGGTTATCGTATGGCTTATGTCGCAGGATTGTCATTCAACCTTGGTGATATTATTATTCCACCAGAGAAGGAAGCTATTGTTGAGCGCGGTCGCAAGGAGGTTGAGGAAATTACCAATAACTATAATATGGGTTTCATCACCAACAAGGAACGATACAACCAGGTTATTGATGCGTGGACTCACGTAAATACAGATTTGGGTAATATCTTGATGAAGGAGATGACCGAAGCTGACCAGGGATTCAACGCCGTATACATGATGCTTGATTCCGGAGCCCGTGGTTCTAAGGATCAGATTAAGCAGTTGTCTGGTATGCGTGGTTTGATGGCTAAACCTCAGAAGGCTGGTGCAGAGGGCGCGCAGATCATCGAGAACCCTATCCTTTCTAACTTTAAGGAGGGTATGTCTGTATTGGAGTACTTTATCGCTTCTCACGGTGCCCGTAAGGGTCTTGCTGATACCGCTATGAAGACTGCCGATGCTGGTTATTTGACTCGTCGTCTTGTAGACGTTTCTCACGATGTTATTATCACCGAAGAGGATTGTGGTACATTGCGTGGCTTGGTTTGTACAGCTTTAAAGAATGGTGATGAGATTATTTCATCTCTTTATGAGCGTATTTTGGGTCGTGTTTCTGTGCATGATGTTATTCATCCAACTACTGGTGAACTGATTGTCAAATCTGGTGAAGAAATCACCGAGGCTAAGGCAAAGGCTATTGATGAATCTCCTATCGAGAGTGTTGAAATTCGTTCGGTTCTCACCTGTGAGAGCAAAAAGGGTGTCTGCATGAAGTGCTATGGCCGTAACTTGGCAACGGCCCGTATGGTACAGTTGGGTGAAGCCGTTGGTGTCATCGCTGCTCAAGCTATTGGTGAGCCTGGTACACAGTTGACTCTCCGTACATTCCACGCCGGTGGTATTGCATCTAATGCTGCTGCCAATGCTAAGATTGCTGCGAAGAATAAGTCTCGTATCGAGTTTGATGAGTTGAGTACAGTACCATTCGTAGAGGAAGATGAGGAAGGAAACGATATCAAATGCGAAAAGGTAGTAAGCCACTTGGCTGAAATTCGTTTCGTGGATCCTAATACAAACATCGTTCTTGCAACTTTGAATGTTCCTTACGGTTCTTCATTGTATCACAAGGAGGGTGAAATCGTAGAAAAGGATACTGTTATCGCCCGTTGGGATCCATTTAACGCCGTTATCGTCAGCCAGTATGCGGGTACATTGAAGTTCAATGACGTTCAGAAGGATCAGACTTATCGTGCTGAGGTCGATGAGACTACAGGTTTGGAGGAGAAGATTATCACCGATTCCAAGAATAAGGCAATGGTTCCATCTTGTGATGTTATCGATGCTAATGGTGAAATCCTTGGTACTTACAACTTCCCTGTAGGTGGTCACTTGGCTGTTGAGGATGGACAGACAATTAATACCGGTGAGGTTTTGGTTAAGATTCCTCGTGCTGTAGGTGGTGCAGGTGATATCACTGGTGGTCTCCCTCGTGTAACTGAGCTTCTTGAGGCTCGCAACCCTTCTAACCCTGCTGTTGTATCTGAAATCGATGGTGAGGTAACTATGGGTAAGGTAAAGCGTGGTAACCGTGAGATCATCGTAACATCTAAGACTGGCGATCAGAAGAAGTATCTTGTATCTCTTTCTAAGCAGATCTTGGTACAGGAACATGATGCTGTACGTGCTGGTACTCCTCTTTCTGATGGTAGTGTAACTCCTGGCGATATTCTCGCCATCATGGGTCCTACCGCTGTTCAGGAGTATATTGTTAACCAGATCCAGGACGTTTACCGTCTTCAGGGTGTGGCTATTAATGATAAGCATTTTGAGGTTGTGGTACGTCAGATGATGCGTAAGGTTCGTATTGACGATCCAGGTGATACTACCTTCTTGGAGCAAGAGTTGGTTGATAAACTTGACTTTGCAGAAGAGAATGATCGTATCTGGGGTAAGAAAGTTGTTACTGACGGTGGTGATAGTGAAAGTCTCAAACCAGGTCAGATCATAACGGCTCGTAGATTGCGTGATGAGAATTCTGCATTGAAGCGTCGCGACTTGAAACTTGTACAGGTTCGTGATGCCGTATCTGCAACTTCTACACAGATCCTCCAGGGTATTACTCGTGCTGCTCTTGGTACTAAGAGCTTTATGAGTGCTGCATCATTCCAGGAAACTACTAAGGTTTTGAATGAGGCTGCTATCCGTGGTAAGGTTGATTACCTTGAGGGTATGAAGGAGAATGTAATCTGTGGTCACTTGATTCCTGCAGGTACTGGTCTTCGTCAGTGGGATAAGCTCATCGTAGGCTCTAAAGAAGAATATGAGCGTATGCAGGCTAATAAGAAAAATGTGCTCGACTATGCTGATTCTCCAATAGGAGAATAA
- a CDS encoding DUF3467 domain-containing protein, with protein MEENKNNQQQQNQFQMGISPEVAEGTYSNLALITHSSSDFILDFACALPGMPAPQIKSRVIMAPEHAKRLLQALQSNIYNYEQSFGKIKLSDEQERTIAPFGTPKGEA; from the coding sequence ATGGAAGAAAATAAGAATAATCAACAGCAGCAGAATCAGTTCCAGATGGGCATCAGCCCTGAAGTTGCAGAGGGTACATACTCAAACTTGGCACTGATTACTCATTCTAGTTCAGACTTCATCTTGGATTTCGCATGTGCACTTCCTGGCATGCCTGCACCTCAGATCAAGAGTCGTGTTATCATGGCACCTGAACATGCTAAGCGATTGCTCCAGGCATTGCAGAGCAATATTTATAACTACGAGCAGTCCTTCGGTAAAATTAAGTTGTCTGATGAGCAAGAACGTACAATCGCTCCATTTGGCACACCAAAGGGTGAGGCATAA
- the rpsL gene encoding 30S ribosomal protein S12, producing MPTISQLVRKGRRVLVDKSKSPALDSCPQRRGVCVRVYTTTPKKPNSAMRKVARVRLTNSKEVNSYIPGEGHNLQEHSIVLVRGGRVKDLPGVRYHIVRGTLDTAGVANRTQRRSKYGAKRPKAKK from the coding sequence ATGCCTACTATTTCACAGTTAGTAAGAAAAGGCAGACGAGTTCTTGTAGACAAGAGCAAGTCACCAGCTTTGGATTCTTGTCCTCAGCGTCGTGGTGTTTGTGTTCGTGTTTATACAACAACTCCTAAGAAGCCTAATTCAGCAATGCGTAAAGTTGCACGTGTACGTTTGACAAACTCAAAGGAAGTAAACTCTTATATTCCAGGAGAGGGTCACAACTTGCAGGAGCACTCAATTGTTTTGGTTCGCGGTGGTCGTGTAAAGGACCTTCCTGGTGTACGTTATCACATTGTTCGTGGTACACTTGATACTGCAGGTGTTGCGAATCGTACACAGCGTCGTTCTAAGTACGGAGCTAAGCGTCCTAAGGCAAAGAAGTAA
- the rpsG gene encoding 30S ribosomal protein S7, translating into MRKAKPKKRVILPDPVFNDQKVSKFVNHLMYDGKKNTSYEIFYNALDIVKAKMSNEEKSALEIWKQALDNITPQVEVKSRRIGGATFQVPTEIRPDRKESISMKNLILFARKRGGKTMADKLAAEIMDAFNNQGGAFKRKEDMHRMAEANRAFAHFRF; encoded by the coding sequence ATGAGAAAAGCAAAACCAAAGAAGAGAGTGATCCTTCCAGATCCTGTCTTTAATGACCAGAAGGTCTCAAAGTTCGTAAATCATTTGATGTATGATGGAAAGAAGAATACATCTTATGAGATTTTCTACAATGCACTTGACATTGTAAAGGCTAAGATGTCTAACGAGGAAAAGTCTGCTCTTGAAATCTGGAAGCAGGCACTTGATAATATTACTCCTCAGGTAGAGGTTAAGAGCCGTCGTATCGGTGGTGCAACCTTCCAGGTTCCTACAGAGATTCGTCCTGATCGTAAGGAGAGTATTTCTATGAAGAATCTTATTCTTTTTGCACGTAAGCGCGGTGGTAAGACTATGGCTGATAAGCTTGCTGCAGAGATTATGGATGCTTTTAATAATCAGGGTGGTGCATTTAAGCGTAAGGAGGATATGCATCGTATGGCTGAGGCTAACCGTGCGTTCGCTCACTTTAGATTCTAA